The sequence ACTTCCGTAGCTTCGCGCAGCTCACCTTCGTGACGGCGCAACGCCTGTACGGCAGGACGAGCGATGAAGCCGCCGTCGTTCAGTTCGGGTGGAAGATGGTGGGGCTCGAGGTCCCGGGGCCAACAGGTCGGTCCCGTGGCCCCTCGGCGTCGGTGAAGCGGAGACGCGGGAGCCCGCCCGCGCCGGACTGAAGTTGCTCGAGTCCCGTGGGCCCTGCTCACTTCTTCGCGCCTACGCATCGTGCGTTTGCATTCGCTCACACGTGCGAAGAACACTCCGCCAGCCAGGCTCCGTCCTGGGGCATGTCATGAACACTTCACGGGTCACCATCGCGGTCCTTCCATGGGCCGCGACGATGTCCGGACGCCCCTGCTCAGTCCTGCGCACGCCGCCGCGAGCGGCGCCGGAGCGACAGGGCGGCGAGCACGAGCGCGCCCCAGGGAGCACCCGCGGCGGCCCCTCCGGCACTGCACCCTCCACCGGAGCCCTTGTCCCCTGAGCCCTCGTCAGGAGGCGGGTTGCCGTTGCCGGAAGTGCTCGACTTCACCGTCACGTTGAAGGCGCAGGTGGCCACGTTGCCCGACGCATCCGTGGCGGTGGCCTTCACCTCGGTGGTGCCGGGGGCGAAGAGGCTGCCGCTCTGCGCGCTGAGCGAAACCTTGGGCGAGGAATCGACGGAGTCCCCGGCGGTGGGCGCGGTGAAGCTCACCCGCGCTCCGTCCTTCCCTTCCGCCTGGACCGTCACGCTCTCCGGGCACTGGAGGGTGGGCGCGGTGGTGTCCTTCACCGTGACGGCGAAGGTGCACGTAGCCGAGTTGCCCGCCTCGTCCGTGGCGGTCGCCGTCACCTGCGTGGTGGCGAGCGGAAAGAGGCTCCCGCGGTCATGCGTGTAGCCGAGCACGGGCGAACGCGTCACCGCGTCGCTGGCGGTGGCGGCCGGGTAGCTGACGCGCGCACCGTCCGCAGAGGTGGCCTCGGCCACCTGGTCCGGAGGGCAGCGGATGGTGGGGGCCGTGTGGTCCTCGACGAGGTCGCCCACGCGCACCGCCCAGAGCTCGACGCCCGAGGTGCCGTCGTCCGCCGTGAAGAAGACCTGCGTGCCGGCGAGCGTCAGCGAGCCCGGACTGGATGCGCTGGCACCCGGGGAGATGTCCATCACCCGCTTCGTGCCGGCCTCGGTGCCATCGCTCTTCCACAGCTCCATGCCTGACGTGCCGTCATCGGCCGCGAACAGCAGTACCCCCTGGGGCTCGATGGCCAGCATGTTCGCGAGGGTGCGCATGCTTCCCGTGGAGCCCGGCTGGATGTCCTTGACCCGGACGGTGCCGGCCTCGGTGCCGTCGCTCTTCCACAGCTCCCGGCCGGAGGCGCCGTCGTCCGCCGTGAAGTAGAGCGTCCCTCCCACTGCCGTGAGGCTGTCGGGGAACGAGGAGTCGGTGCCGGGACGGATGTCTTTGATGCGCACGGTACCGGCCTCGGTGCCGTCGCTCTTCCACAGCTCGAAGCCAGAGACTCCGTCCGTGGCGGTGAAGTACAGCGCGCCCCCTACGACTGTGAGCCCGCCTGGCGCTGCGTCACCCTGGTTCAGGTGGATGTCCTTGACCATCCGCGTGCCGGCCTGGGTGCCATTGGTCCTCCACAGCTCGACGCCATGGGTGCCATCGTCGGCGCGGAAGTACACCGTTCCTCCCAGGTCGGTGAACCCGCTCGGGTAGGAATCGGTGGAGGCCGTGGCGGCGATGTCCCGGACCAGCCGCGCCCCGCCGGTGTCATCCACCATCCACAGCTCGTTCCCCACGGTGCTCCCATCGCTGGCGTTGAAGAACAGCTTCCCGCCCACGAACGCGAGCTCATCCGTCGAGGAGCCCGTCGCACCCGGGCCAATGTTCCTCACCCGCACCGTCCCACTGCTGGTGCCGTCGCTCCGCCACAGCTCGGTGCCGGCCGTCTCGTCGGTAGCGGTGAAGTACAACTTCGTTTCCGCCGCGGTGAGGTTGCTGGGGGCGGCGCTGCCCGTCAGGTGGATGTCCCGGACCTGCGTCGTGCCCGTCTCGGTGCCGTCGCTCTTCCACAGCTCGTCGCCCGAGCTGCCGTCATTCGCGGCGAAGTACAGGACGCCATTCATGGCGGTGAGTGAGGAGGGCACCGAGCTGCTGGAGTCGCTGGCGATGTCCTTGACCATCCGCGTGCCGGCCTCGGTGCCGTCGCTTCTCCACAGCTCCACGCCCGAGCTGCCGTCGTTCGCGGCGAAGTACAGCGCGCCGCGCACATTGGTGAGCGAGCGTGGCTGGGAGCCCGGGGGCCCCGCTTGGATGTCCTTCACCCTGAACGCGGGCTGCTCGGTGGCGCGCCCCACGCGGGTGCTGAACGCGTCATCGGATGATTCCCCCATGGGCTGCCCACAGCCTGCGACGCACAGCAACGTGGTCAAGGCTACGACTCGACGGCTTCGCATGAACTCAGTGCTCTCCTTCGGACGACGCATTCCGTCCGAACAGGAGGAGTCAGCACCGCGCGCGACGTTGCATTCTTTCTGAATCGCGGTCGGGCTCAGCCGCCTCGGCCACTCGCCGGTGCTCGACACGGCGCGCATGGCGCGACGCCGTGAATTTCTGAGACATCCCCAGACACGGCCCTGCGTCTCCCTTGCACGGGTAGGGGGTCCACAGGTTGGGTACTGGGATTGCAGTCGCGGAGTGGAGCACGCGGAGAGGCAGGCCGACCTCACCGTGGACGGGCCGGTGAGCGATACCCCTCACCGCGCGAGGAAGACACCATGCGCAGCGCAGTCATCGTGATTGGAGCCATCGTCGTTGCACACGTCATCGGAGGCGCGCCCCGTGCCGATGCAGCGCCTCAGCCCTCGGGCCCGCGCCCCGCCATCGGCTTGCGAGCGGGCTTCGGGCTGCCGAGGGGGCTGTTGGAAGGCGGAGACGGTCACCGGGACGCTCCGCTGAGTGAAGCCGTCACGGGCATCATCCCGGCGCAGCTCGACGTGGGGTACTTCCTCGGCTCGCGGTTCTACGTGGGCGCCTTCTTCCAGTATGCGCTGGGGCAGCGGGTCAACGGCTGCCCGGAAGGAGCGAGCTGCGACGCGCGAGCGATGCGATTCGGCCTCGAAGCGAGCTACCACTGGCCCGTGTCGGACCGCCTGGGCCCCTGGCTCGGGCTGGGAGTGGGGTACGACGTCTTCGACCCCTCCCGGGTACCTTCGGTCATCGATGGCCAGTTGCGGGCGGTCGACCGCACTTTCAAGGGGGTAGAGGTCAGCATGCAGGGAGGCCTCGACTTCCGCCTGGGTGAAGCCGCGTGGCTGGGACCTTTCGTGGCGCTCACGGCGAGCCGGTACACGAATGTCAACGAAGCGGCGCTTCACTCCTGGCTCATGGGCGGACTGCGCCTCCAACTGCGGCTCTGACTCACTCCAGGGCAGGCGCCCCCGTGCACGTACTCGGGCTGTCGTGATTTGCGGCTCTCCATGGTGATCTTGCCAAGCAGGCAGGCAGGCAGGGGGCCTCCGAGTCCGCCCGGGCGTCCGTGAAAACGGGCGTCAAGGCGTTGATTTCCCAAGACTTTGGGGTCGGGAGCAGGCAGGTTGCCGCGCCTCAGTTCCGGAATGGGTGGGGGGGACCCCCTGTTCCACCACGTTCCCCAAGCGGTTCGGCCACTCGGGTCAGACCGCGCACCGCCAGGCGCCGCCGGCAAGAGTCCGGAAGGGCGCGCTGCGCGGGCCGCCTCGCATCGAGGCGGCGGGCTCACTGCTTCATCAGGACGACATGACTTTCGACGAACTTCAGCTTCACGACACCCTCCTGCGCGCGGTCAAGGCGGAGGGCTACACGACGCCCACGCCCATCCAGGCGAAGGCCATCCCCGAGGCGCTGGCCGGGCGGGATGTGCTGGGCGTGGCGCAGACGGGCACCGGCAAGACGGCCGCCTTCGCGCTCCCCATCCTCCAGCGGCTCTCCGCCAAGGCGCCCGCGGGCGGCGCGCGGCCCATCCGTTGCCTCGTGCTCACTCCCACCCGCGAGCTCGCGGGCCAGGTGGGCGAAAGCTTCGCCACCTACGGCAAGCACCTCCCGCTGCGCCACACCGTCATCTTCGGTGGCGTGGGTCAGAATCCGCAGGTGCAGGCGCTGCGCAGCGGCATGGACGTGCTGGTGGCCACGCCGGGCCGCCTCCTCGACTTGATGGACCAGGGCTTCGTGTCCCTGCGCTCGCTCGAGGTGTTTGTGCTCGACGAGGCGGACCGCATGCTCGACATGGGCTTCATCCATGACGTGCGCAAGGTCATCAAGGCGCTGCCCGCGAAGCGGCAGACGCTCTTCTTCAGCGCGACGATGCCGCCCGAAATCGTGGAGCTGTCGCGCAACATCCTCACGAACCCCGTTCGTGTGGAGGTGACGCCCGTCTCCAGCACCGCGGACACGGTGAGCCAGCAGGTGTACTTCGTGGAGCGCGAGCAGAAGCGCGGCCTGCTGACGCACCTGTTGAAGGAGGGCCGCATCGCCCGGGCGCTCGTCTTCACGCGCACCAAGCACGGCGCGAATCGCGTGGCGAAGCAACTCGAGGGCGCGGGCGTGCATGCCGCGGCCATCCACGGCAACAAGAGCCAGAATGCGCGTGAGCGCGCGCTGGACGACTTCCGCTCCGGCTCGCTGCGCGTGCTGGTGGCGACGGACATCGCGGCGCGTGGCATCGACATCGACGGGCTGAGCCACGTCATCAACTACGACCTGCCCAACGTGCCCGAGCAGTACGTGCACCGCATCGGCCGCACCGGCCGCGCGGGCGCCAGCGGCACCGCGGTGTCCTTCTGCGACGGCGAGGAGCGCGCGTTCCTGCGCGACATCGAGCGCACCATCCGCCGCAGCGTGCCCGTGGTGGAGGACCATCCGTACCGTCCCGGCCGCGCGGGCCCGCGTCCCGTGGAGCTGGCTTCCGCGCCTGCCGAGGAGCGCGAGCGGGCGCCGCAGGGTGGGAACCGGAATGGTGGCCGGGGCCAGGCCCCGCAGCGCGCCGCTGGAAACGGTGGTGGTGGTGGCGGCGGCGGTGGTGGTGGACATCCCTCGGGTTCCTCGCGTCGTCGTCGTGGCGGCCGGAGCGGGGGAGGCCGTGGCGAGCAGCGCTTCGACGGCGGCCGCTCCTCGCAGGGCGGTGGTGGCGGCTCGAATCGCGCCAATGCGCCCGCGCAGCGTGGCCCGTCCTCGCATCCGCGTCCGGCTGCTGCGGCGGGACAGAGCGCGGCGAAGCCCGCCGAGGCTCCGCCGCCCCGTCCTTCGCGGCCTTCGCCGAAGTGGTTCTGAGTCACGGGGTGTCTTGAAGGCACCGTGTGAATGAATGGGGAGTCGGGCCGCGAGGTCCGGCTCCCTTTTCACGTTCCGGGCTCGCCGGTCCACCTGCAACCGAGGCCCGCTCGGAGCGGGAGGCACCGCGTCAGGAAAGGACCCCGGTGCGCTACTTCCCAGGTCGCGCCGAGTCCCCTAGCGTCCTCCCCATGCCGACCGAGGTCACCGTCCAATCCACGTTGTTCGAGTCCCTCGTCCGCTTCACCAAACCCGGCCCGAGCCTCCGCGCGGAGTTCCTCGCGGCGGGCTACGACGTGGACAAGCCGCGCGCGACGTACCCGGCCTCTGTCTACCTCGCCTGTCAGGAAGCGGTGCTGCGCCAACTGTACGCGGGCAAGGAGCGCAAGGCCGCGCAGCGCGAGCTGGGCAGCGAGCTGGTGCGCATGTACTTCGAGACGCTGGTGGGCCGCGTGGTGGGCGTGGCCCTCAAGGTGGCCGGCCCCGAGCGCGCCATGAAGCGCGTGGCCCTGAGCTTCAGCTCGGTGCTGTCTCCGGTGGACATCGAGACGCAGCAGGTGGGGCCCGCTGACTGGCGCGTCCGGTTCCGCGGCTACCCCTTCCCGCCGGACGCCGCCGCGGGCACGTGCGAGGGCGCCCTGCGGATGGCCGGCGCGTCCCAGCCGCGCGTGGAGGTGGAGCGGCAAGAGGGAGCGGAAGCCTTCGACCTGCGCATCCGCTGGTGAGCCGGCCTGTCAGCGCGTGGGCGGAGACCCCATCGCGACCGGTTGTCCCTCCGTGGGCTCCGTCACGTTGTCCGTCGACGTGCGGTCGATGAGCACGTTGAGCGGGTCGATGCCCACCTGCGCGGGCTTCACGGGGACGGTGAACTTGAGCTCCGACTCGCCCTTGGCCACCTTCCGCTTCTCCAGGAACACGGCCTCGCCCTTCTCGTCGAGCGCGCCCACGTCCATCCAGTCGTTGAAGTCGAGCTCCGTCTGCGCACCCTTGTCGTCGGCGCGGTACTTCTTCGACAGCACCTTGAGCGTCACGTCCCACGTGCCCTGCGTGTTCTTCCGCATCGTCGCGGACACGGCGCGGTTGTCGTAGAGGGTGATGGTGTCGAAGAGGTCCTCGAGGAGGTATTGGTACTCGGCAGGCGTCTCCTCGCGGAGGAAGCCGAGCAGCTCGGAGGAGCCCGTGTACGGCGGGCCCCGGAAGCGCACCTTCTCCACGTAGCGCTTCAGCGCGCGGTTGACGCGCTCCTCGCCGATGAAGTCCTGCAGCGCGTACATCACGAGGCTGCCCTTGTTGTAGTGGATGTACGGCTGGTTCTCCACGCGCGACAGGGGCACCTCCTTCTTGCGCTCCAGCGCGCGGCCCATGAGGTACTGGTCCAGCTCGAACTTGAGGAAGCGCCGCATCTTCGCCGCGCCGTAGCGGTGCTTCATCACCATCAGCGCGGAGTACTGCGCCATCGTCTCCGACGTCATGGTGGCGCCCTGCGCGCGCCCGGCGACCACCTGGTGCGCCCACCACTGGTGGGCAATCTCGTGCGCGGTGACGTAGTACGGGTAGTCCACGTCATCGGGGTTGTTCTCGCGCACGCGCGCGATGAAGCCGATGCCCTCCGAATACGGAATCGTATTGGGGAAGGACTGGGCGAACGTCGCGTAGCGGGGGAACTCGAGGATGCGCGCCTGCCGGTGCTGGTACGGCCCGAAGCTCTCGCTGCAGTACTCCAGCGCGTCCTTCATGCCGCGCATCATCCGGTCCAGCGCGTAGGTGTGCGTGGGGTGGTGGTAGATCTCCAGCCGCACGTCCTTCCACGTGTCGCGCATCACCTCGTAACGCGCGGACAGCACGGAGAAGAAGTTGAGGATGGGCTGGTCCATCTTGTAGCGGAAGAAGCGCCGGCCGTTCTCCGTCCACTCCTTCTCCAGGTAGCCCGGGGCCACCGCAATCTGGTCCGGTGACGTGCTCACCGTGGCCTGGAACGAGATGAAGTCCGAGTCCTGGCGGATGTAGTTCTCCGCGAGGGCCTTCGGGTCATCGCGGTCGGGCATGCGCTCCTTCGGCGCGAGGCCGTACTCCTTGCGGTCCCCGTCCTCCACCAGCTCCGCACCCGCCTGGTAGCCGAGCACGGGGAGGTTGTCGTAGTTGTTGAAGAAGGTGCCGTTGCCGACGATGTCCGTGCGCTGCGCTCCGTGCTTGA comes from Pyxidicoccus parkwaysis and encodes:
- a CDS encoding ELWxxDGT repeat protein: MGESSDDAFSTRVGRATEQPAFRVKDIQAGPPGSQPRSLTNVRGALYFAANDGSSGVELWRSDGTEAGTRMVKDIASDSSSSVPSSLTAMNGVLYFAANDGSSGDELWKSDGTETGTTQVRDIHLTGSAAPSNLTAAETKLYFTATDETAGTELWRSDGTSSGTVRVRNIGPGATGSSTDELAFVGGKLFFNASDGSTVGNELWMVDDTGGARLVRDIAATASTDSYPSGFTDLGGTVYFRADDGTHGVELWRTNGTQAGTRMVKDIHLNQGDAAPGGLTVVGGALYFTATDGVSGFELWKSDGTEAGTVRIKDIRPGTDSSFPDSLTAVGGTLYFTADDGASGRELWKSDGTEAGTVRVKDIQPGSTGSMRTLANMLAIEPQGVLLFAADDGTSGMELWKSDGTEAGTKRVMDISPGASASSPGSLTLAGTQVFFTADDGTSGVELWAVRVGDLVEDHTAPTIRCPPDQVAEATSADGARVSYPAATASDAVTRSPVLGYTHDRGSLFPLATTQVTATATDEAGNSATCTFAVTVKDTTAPTLQCPESVTVQAEGKDGARVSFTAPTAGDSVDSSPKVSLSAQSGSLFAPGTTEVKATATDASGNVATCAFNVTVKSSTSGNGNPPPDEGSGDKGSGGGCSAGGAAAGAPWGALVLAALSLRRRSRRRAQD
- a CDS encoding DUF2378 family protein, encoding MPTEVTVQSTLFESLVRFTKPGPSLRAEFLAAGYDVDKPRATYPASVYLACQEAVLRQLYAGKERKAAQRELGSELVRMYFETLVGRVVGVALKVAGPERAMKRVALSFSSVLSPVDIETQQVGPADWRVRFRGYPFPPDAAAGTCEGALRMAGASQPRVEVERQEGAEAFDLRIRW
- a CDS encoding autotransporter domain-containing protein, which codes for MRSAVIVIGAIVVAHVIGGAPRADAAPQPSGPRPAIGLRAGFGLPRGLLEGGDGHRDAPLSEAVTGIIPAQLDVGYFLGSRFYVGAFFQYALGQRVNGCPEGASCDARAMRFGLEASYHWPVSDRLGPWLGLGVGYDVFDPSRVPSVIDGQLRAVDRTFKGVEVSMQGGLDFRLGEAAWLGPFVALTASRYTNVNEAALHSWLMGGLRLQLRL
- a CDS encoding DEAD/DEAH box helicase encodes the protein MTFDELQLHDTLLRAVKAEGYTTPTPIQAKAIPEALAGRDVLGVAQTGTGKTAAFALPILQRLSAKAPAGGARPIRCLVLTPTRELAGQVGESFATYGKHLPLRHTVIFGGVGQNPQVQALRSGMDVLVATPGRLLDLMDQGFVSLRSLEVFVLDEADRMLDMGFIHDVRKVIKALPAKRQTLFFSATMPPEIVELSRNILTNPVRVEVTPVSSTADTVSQQVYFVEREQKRGLLTHLLKEGRIARALVFTRTKHGANRVAKQLEGAGVHAAAIHGNKSQNARERALDDFRSGSLRVLVATDIAARGIDIDGLSHVINYDLPNVPEQYVHRIGRTGRAGASGTAVSFCDGEERAFLRDIERTIRRSVPVVEDHPYRPGRAGPRPVELASAPAEERERAPQGGNRNGGRGQAPQRAAGNGGGGGGGGGGGHPSGSSRRRRGGRSGGGRGEQRFDGGRSSQGGGGGSNRANAPAQRGPSSHPRPAAAAGQSAAKPAEAPPPRPSRPSPKWF